The Coffea arabica cultivar ET-39 chromosome 9e, Coffea Arabica ET-39 HiFi, whole genome shotgun sequence genome has a window encoding:
- the LOC140014637 gene encoding secreted RxLR effector protein 161-like, whose product MKSPTELHLLAAKRILRYLQGTRNLGIYYKKGEKSNLVGYTDSDYAGDQDDGRSTSGYVFMLGTGAICWSSKKQPIVTLSSTEAEFVAATACACQAIWLRRILEELQFKQYGATIILYGTVDLMHCKSDDQVADIFTKVLKRESFVKLRGLLGLCNLGSVMVVN is encoded by the exons ATGAAAAGTCCCACGGAGTTGCATTTGTTAGCCGCCAAGAGAATCCTTCGTTATTTGCAAGGAACTCGAAACCTAGGGATATATTACAAGAAGGGTGAAAAATCTAACTTGGTGGGTTATACTGACAGTGATTATGCAGGAGATCAAGATGATGGAAGGAGCACTTCTGGCTATGTTTTTATGCTTGGAACAGGTGCAATCTGCTGGTCGTCAAAGAAGCAACCAATTGTTACTTTATCCAGTACAGAAGCTGAATTTGTTGCAGCTACGGCTTGTGCTTGCCAAGCCATATGGCTGAGAAGAATACTTGAGGAGTTGCAGTTCAAACAATATGGAGCTACTATAATACTAT ATGGAACTGTTGATTTGATGCATTGCAAGAGTGATGATCAAGTTGCTGATATATTCACCAAGGTGCTCAAGAGGGAATCGTTTGTGAAGCTCAGAGGATTACTAGGTCTCTGCAACCTAGGTTCAGTCATGGTTGTAAACTGA